One genomic window of Anaeromyxobacter diazotrophicus includes the following:
- a CDS encoding glycosyltransferase, giving the protein MSAPRIALVGDYPPPHGGVAVHVAALARALRAAGLDVRVLDIGRGDHRAQGVVPARGALRFAAALAAAAAERRLVHVHTGGANPRSWTVAAAAARARLPGSPPAVLTLHSGLCPAYLARSAAARRTARGACAAFGQVLAVSAPIAEALHGCGVPAHRVKVLPAFVAAALVPGAPPRGFAGLRAARAPVFAAALAPGPTYGEDLLLPAFAALRARQPRAALAVFGPGTERGALASAGLGGGVLALGELDHRGALAVIAGADVFVRPTRADGDALSVREALALGRRVVASAVGHRPAGCLLFPAGDAAALAARLAEAAALPAPPPPGGVAPARDPFLDLLELYRALARPPSLPRDSAAPAEAPPSWP; this is encoded by the coding sequence GTGAGCGCGCCGCGCATCGCCCTGGTCGGCGACTACCCGCCCCCGCACGGCGGGGTGGCCGTGCACGTCGCGGCGCTGGCCCGGGCGCTCCGCGCCGCCGGCCTGGACGTGCGGGTGCTCGACATCGGGCGGGGCGACCACCGCGCCCAGGGGGTGGTGCCCGCGCGCGGCGCGCTGCGGTTCGCCGCCGCGCTGGCCGCGGCCGCGGCCGAGCGGCGGCTCGTCCACGTCCACACCGGCGGCGCGAACCCGAGGAGCTGGACGGTCGCCGCGGCCGCGGCCCGGGCCCGGCTGCCCGGGTCGCCGCCGGCGGTCCTCACGCTCCACTCCGGCCTCTGCCCCGCCTACCTGGCGCGGAGCGCCGCCGCGCGGCGGACGGCGCGGGGCGCCTGCGCCGCGTTCGGCCAGGTGCTGGCGGTGAGCGCGCCCATCGCCGAGGCGCTCCACGGCTGCGGGGTCCCCGCCCACCGGGTGAAGGTGCTGCCCGCCTTCGTGGCCGCCGCGCTCGTCCCCGGCGCTCCGCCGCGCGGCTTCGCCGGCCTGCGGGCGGCGCGGGCGCCCGTCTTCGCGGCCGCGCTGGCGCCGGGACCGACCTACGGCGAGGACCTCCTGCTCCCCGCCTTCGCGGCGCTGCGGGCACGGCAGCCGCGGGCGGCGCTGGCGGTCTTCGGGCCGGGCACCGAGCGCGGGGCGCTGGCGTCGGCGGGGCTCGGCGGGGGGGTGCTGGCGCTCGGCGAGCTCGACCACCGCGGCGCGCTGGCGGTCATCGCCGGGGCGGACGTGTTCGTGCGGCCCACCCGCGCGGACGGTGACGCGCTGTCGGTGCGCGAGGCGCTCGCGCTGGGCCGGCGGGTGGTGGCGAGCGCGGTCGGGCATCGGCCCGCCGGGTGCCTGCTCTTCCCGGCCGGCGACGCCGCCGCGCTGGCGGCGCGCCTGGCCGAGGCCGCCGCGCTCCCCGCGCCGCCTCCGCCGGGCGGCGTCGCGCCCGCGCGCGATCCGTTCCTGGACCTCCTCGAGCTGTACCGGGCGCTCGCCCGCCCGCCGTCCCTGCCGAGGGATTCCGCCGCTCCGGCGGAGGCCCCACCTTCGTGGCCGTGA
- a CDS encoding glycosyltransferase: protein MRALSGTDIVCFSNDWAGDPLSKTHLMRILARENRVLWVDSLGHRAPRADARDLRRALGKLRSAAGGLREVAPGLHVLTPLYVPGYASAAVRRASQALVRLQVLRAMRRLGLAHPVSWSFLPSAAGVAGTLGEALVVYHVVDEFSAFSDADARVPELERELLARADLVLASSEPLLAAKSALHPRVRLVRHGVDHRHFARALDPATRVPDDLARLPRPVIGFFGLLADWIDLGLVRAVADAWPAASVVLIGRTAAPLDALRGAPNVHLLGHRPYADLPGYCRGFDVALTPFRLNALARAANPLKAREYVAAGLPNVCTDLPELRAAPGCTVARSRGEFLAAVGRALAEGGPRRERSELVRGESWEVRVEEIRAHVGELLDGRRAA from the coding sequence GTGCGCGCGCTCTCCGGCACCGACATCGTCTGCTTCTCGAACGACTGGGCCGGCGACCCGCTCTCGAAGACGCACCTCATGCGGATCCTCGCGCGCGAGAACCGCGTCCTGTGGGTGGACTCGCTGGGGCACCGCGCGCCGCGCGCCGACGCGCGCGACCTGCGGCGCGCGCTCGGGAAGCTCCGCTCGGCGGCGGGCGGGCTGCGCGAGGTGGCGCCCGGGCTGCACGTGCTCACCCCCCTCTACGTGCCCGGCTACGCGAGCGCGGCGGTGCGGCGGGCGAGCCAGGCGCTGGTGCGGCTCCAGGTGCTCCGCGCGATGCGCCGCCTCGGGCTGGCGCACCCGGTGAGCTGGTCGTTCCTGCCCAGCGCGGCGGGGGTGGCCGGGACGCTGGGCGAGGCGCTCGTCGTCTACCACGTGGTGGACGAGTTCTCCGCCTTCAGCGACGCCGACGCCCGGGTCCCCGAGCTGGAGCGCGAGCTGCTCGCGCGGGCGGACCTGGTCCTCGCCAGCTCGGAGCCGCTCCTCGCGGCCAAGTCCGCCCTGCACCCGCGCGTGCGCCTGGTGCGGCACGGGGTCGACCACCGCCACTTCGCCCGCGCGCTCGACCCCGCCACGCGCGTCCCGGACGACCTGGCGCGGCTGCCGCGGCCGGTGATCGGCTTCTTCGGGCTCCTGGCGGACTGGATCGACCTCGGGCTCGTGCGCGCGGTGGCCGACGCCTGGCCGGCGGCCTCGGTGGTCCTGATCGGCCGGACCGCGGCGCCGCTCGACGCGCTGCGCGGGGCGCCCAACGTCCACCTCCTGGGCCACCGCCCCTACGCGGACCTCCCCGGCTACTGCCGCGGCTTCGACGTCGCGCTGACGCCCTTCCGGCTGAACGCGCTGGCCCGCGCCGCGAACCCGCTCAAGGCGCGCGAGTACGTGGCGGCGGGGCTGCCCAACGTCTGCACCGACCTCCCGGAGCTGCGGGCGGCGCCGGGCTGCACGGTGGCGCGCAGCCGCGGCGAGTTCCTGGCGGCGGTGGGACGCGCGCTCGCCGAGGGCGGGCCGCGCCGCGAGCGCTCGGAGCTGGTGCGGGGCGAGTCGTGGGAGGTGCGGGTCGAGGAGATCCGCGCCCACGTGGGGGAGCTGCTCGACGGCCGGCGGGCGGCGTGA
- a CDS encoding O-antigen ligase family protein, whose translation MRGELELEAFLPAGDRRAAGLARASERWGRLAYGAALAFLVNLYASPAFYWPELFERMRLGVVTSAVCALAVLMRRVTSGERLRLGGPAAGFLLAYAAMIPLSLAWTIAPERTWDAIFDIGKLLVVYAALINALDTPGRVRGALLAGALATLAPSLGGIQRWLAGDALIEGYRTAWRGNYADPNRLAMGLVLFLPAAILLAGQVRRPWLKGLLLFAAAANVAAIVLTYSRSGTVALVAALLLTFLRGHAKGKGLVLAGLALVAVVALAPESFWMRQSTIAEYEDDASFQGRERAYTMLQVIFHERPLSGVGAGAFLEAWTRYAPLKALGQRLIAHNLFMEVLGELGIIALALFATYCAWLLWRLWSVGGERGGEGARALFAGLAGYLVCELVNGYSRSFNLYAAFGLAVAVVVQARLRRRLAAGDAGPARAARAA comes from the coding sequence ATGCGCGGTGAGCTCGAGCTGGAGGCGTTCCTCCCCGCGGGCGACCGGCGCGCGGCCGGCCTCGCGCGCGCGAGCGAGCGGTGGGGCCGGCTCGCCTACGGCGCGGCCCTGGCGTTCCTGGTGAACCTGTACGCCAGCCCGGCGTTCTACTGGCCGGAGCTCTTCGAGCGCATGCGCCTCGGGGTGGTGACCTCGGCCGTGTGCGCGCTGGCGGTGCTCATGCGCCGGGTGACCTCCGGCGAGCGGCTCCGGCTGGGCGGTCCGGCGGCGGGGTTCCTCCTCGCCTACGCGGCGATGATCCCCCTGTCCCTCGCCTGGACCATCGCCCCGGAGCGCACCTGGGACGCCATCTTCGACATCGGCAAGCTGCTCGTGGTCTACGCGGCGCTGATCAACGCGCTCGACACGCCGGGCCGGGTCCGCGGGGCGCTCCTCGCCGGCGCGCTCGCCACCCTGGCGCCGTCGCTCGGCGGCATCCAGCGCTGGCTCGCCGGCGACGCGCTCATCGAGGGCTACCGCACCGCGTGGCGCGGCAACTACGCCGACCCGAACCGCCTGGCGATGGGCCTCGTGCTGTTCCTGCCCGCGGCGATCCTCCTCGCCGGCCAGGTGCGACGCCCCTGGCTCAAGGGGCTGCTCCTCTTCGCCGCCGCCGCGAACGTGGCCGCCATCGTCCTCACCTACTCGCGCTCCGGGACGGTGGCGCTGGTGGCCGCGCTCCTGCTCACGTTCCTGCGCGGCCACGCCAAGGGGAAGGGGCTGGTGCTGGCGGGGCTGGCGCTGGTGGCGGTGGTGGCGCTCGCGCCGGAGAGCTTCTGGATGCGGCAGAGCACCATCGCCGAGTACGAGGACGACGCGTCGTTCCAGGGCCGCGAGCGTGCCTACACCATGCTGCAGGTGATCTTCCACGAGCGGCCCCTGAGCGGCGTCGGCGCCGGCGCGTTCCTGGAGGCGTGGACGCGGTACGCGCCGCTCAAGGCGCTCGGGCAGCGGCTCATCGCCCACAACCTCTTCATGGAGGTCCTGGGCGAGCTCGGGATCATCGCGCTGGCGCTCTTCGCGACGTACTGCGCGTGGCTGCTCTGGCGCCTGTGGAGCGTGGGGGGCGAGCGGGGTGGGGAGGGGGCCCGCGCGCTCTTCGCCGGCCTCGCCGGCTACCTCGTGTGCGAGCTCGTGAACGGCTACAGCCGCTCCTTCAACCTCTACGCCGCCTTCGGCCTGGCGGTGGCGGTGGTGGTCCAGGCGCGGCTGCGCCGCCGCCTCGCGGCCGGGGACGCGGGGCCGGCGCGGGCGGCGCGCGCGGCATGA
- a CDS encoding glycosyltransferase produces MTGPVKVLLFQNRFMVGGQERQALLHLATLDRARWEPVVRCLKLEGPHLADLAQLGIAPRSLEVRKTLRPGTLAKVARLAAELRAERVALVHAQDFYTDLLGSLAARLAGVPVVVTRVDLMHHLDAGRRVALRLASRLADRVLVNALAIRDLCLAEGVAPERIALVRNGLDLAEFDRAARGPGPRAGPPAPEVIQVANMHHPVKGQEDLLRAFREVAREVPAARLVLVGDGARRPLLEALARDLGLAGRVEFAGQRRDVPALLARAAVAVSASHAEGLSNAILEALAARRPLVATAVGGTPEVIRDGESGLLVPPRAPAALAERVVRLLRDPALARRLGEAGRAVVEREHAVDVMRRSYDALYRGLLGEGRSPRRGRAGRGRTPACSSRSSATSRTTT; encoded by the coding sequence ATGACGGGCCCGGTCAAGGTCCTCCTGTTCCAGAACCGCTTCATGGTCGGTGGGCAGGAGCGGCAGGCGCTGCTCCACCTCGCGACGCTCGATCGCGCCCGCTGGGAGCCGGTGGTCCGCTGCCTCAAGCTGGAGGGGCCGCACCTCGCGGACCTGGCGCAGCTCGGGATCGCGCCGCGCTCGCTGGAGGTGCGCAAGACGCTCAGGCCGGGCACGCTCGCGAAGGTGGCGCGGCTCGCCGCCGAGCTCCGGGCCGAGCGCGTCGCACTGGTGCACGCGCAGGACTTCTACACCGACCTGCTCGGCAGCCTCGCCGCGCGCCTCGCCGGCGTGCCGGTCGTGGTGACCCGCGTCGATCTCATGCACCACCTCGACGCCGGCCGGCGCGTCGCGCTGCGGCTCGCCTCCCGCCTCGCCGACCGGGTGCTGGTGAACGCGCTCGCCATCCGCGACCTGTGCCTCGCCGAGGGTGTCGCCCCGGAGCGGATCGCGCTGGTGCGCAACGGCCTGGATCTGGCGGAGTTCGATCGCGCCGCGCGCGGGCCGGGGCCACGGGCCGGGCCGCCCGCGCCGGAGGTGATCCAGGTCGCGAACATGCACCATCCGGTGAAGGGGCAGGAGGACCTCCTGCGGGCGTTCCGCGAGGTGGCGCGGGAGGTGCCGGCGGCGCGCCTCGTCCTGGTCGGCGACGGGGCGCGGCGGCCGCTGCTCGAGGCGCTGGCGCGCGACCTCGGCCTGGCCGGGCGGGTCGAGTTCGCCGGCCAGCGCCGGGACGTGCCGGCGCTGCTCGCGCGCGCCGCGGTGGCCGTGTCGGCGAGCCACGCCGAGGGGCTCTCCAACGCGATCCTCGAGGCGCTGGCCGCGCGCCGCCCGCTGGTCGCCACCGCGGTGGGGGGCACCCCCGAGGTCATCCGCGACGGCGAGTCCGGGCTGCTGGTGCCCCCCCGCGCGCCCGCGGCGCTCGCGGAGCGCGTCGTGAGGCTGCTGCGCGACCCCGCGCTGGCGCGCCGCCTGGGGGAGGCGGGGCGCGCGGTGGTGGAGCGCGAGCACGCCGTCGACGTCATGCGCCGGAGCTACGACGCGCTCTACCGCGGGCTCCTGGGCGAGGGGCGCTCCCCGCGGCGCGGGCGCGCCGGCCGTGGTAGGACACCGGCATGCTCTTCGCGCTCCTCTGCGACGTCCCGGACGACTACCTGA
- a CDS encoding YciI-like protein: MLFALLCDVPDDYLTRRQPHRAAHLALAERWRAEGKLLAGGAFDPPDGTLLVFRAGSAAEVEAFVREDPYVANGVVTRWRIREWKVVVGDLAGAAPAR, from the coding sequence ATGCTCTTCGCGCTCCTCTGCGACGTCCCGGACGACTACCTGACGCGGCGGCAGCCGCACCGCGCCGCCCACCTCGCGCTCGCCGAGCGGTGGCGCGCCGAGGGGAAGCTCCTGGCGGGCGGCGCGTTCGACCCGCCCGACGGGACGCTGCTCGTGTTCCGCGCCGGCTCGGCCGCCGAGGTGGAGGCGTTCGTGCGGGAGGACCCGTACGTCGCGAACGGCGTCGTCACCCGCTGGCGGATCCGCGAGTGGAAGGTCGTCGTGGGCGACCTGGCGGGCGCGGCCCCGGCGCGCTGA
- a CDS encoding DNA-3-methyladenine glycosylase 2 — MELDDDTCFRALAARDRRFDGRFFVAVRTTGIYCRPICPARTPRRDRVAFFARAAEAEREGYRACFRCRPELAPGAGPVDAVPRLVAAAAARIEAGFLNEGSVEELSAALGVTPRHLRRTVQAELGASPVELAQSRRLALAKQLLHDTALPMAEVALAAGFGSLRRFNAIFRDRFGRPPSSIRRDHGQGAAGAPLVLRLEHRPPFDWETQLGFLAGRCTAGVEQVEDGTYRRTVHLGAHQGWVAVTADPARPALRVEVAPSLIGALMPLVARLRALFDLDARPDAIAARLGDDPLLARSLRRHPGLRVAGAFDGFEAAARVVLGQQVSVSAATTVAGRLAAALGGPVATPFPGLDRLSASAEQVAAAGEDRIARLGMPGARARTLLGIARACAEGRLQLHRGGDVEATRAVLRGVPGVGPWTAELVAMRALGAPDAFPGGDLGVLRALGVASARAAEARAERWRPWRAYAVMHLWSGAAKGGGDGGA; from the coding sequence GTGGAGCTCGACGACGACACCTGCTTCCGCGCGCTGGCCGCCCGCGACCGCCGCTTCGACGGCCGCTTCTTCGTGGCGGTCCGGACCACCGGCATCTACTGCCGGCCCATCTGCCCCGCGCGCACGCCGCGGCGCGACCGCGTCGCCTTCTTCGCCCGCGCCGCCGAGGCGGAGCGCGAGGGCTACCGCGCCTGCTTCCGCTGCCGGCCGGAGCTGGCGCCCGGGGCCGGGCCGGTGGACGCGGTGCCGCGCCTGGTCGCGGCCGCCGCGGCCCGCATCGAAGCCGGCTTCCTCAACGAGGGCTCGGTGGAGGAGCTCTCGGCCGCCCTCGGCGTGACCCCCCGGCACCTGCGCCGTACGGTGCAGGCGGAGCTGGGCGCCTCGCCCGTCGAGCTGGCGCAGTCGCGGCGGCTGGCGCTCGCGAAGCAGCTGCTCCACGACACCGCCCTGCCCATGGCCGAGGTGGCGCTCGCGGCCGGGTTCGGGAGCCTGCGGCGGTTCAACGCCATCTTCCGCGATCGCTTCGGGCGTCCCCCCTCCTCGATCCGGCGCGACCACGGCCAGGGGGCCGCCGGGGCACCGCTCGTGCTGCGCCTCGAGCACCGCCCTCCGTTCGACTGGGAGACGCAGCTCGGGTTCCTGGCCGGGCGCTGCACGGCCGGCGTCGAGCAGGTCGAGGACGGCACCTACCGGCGGACGGTCCACCTCGGCGCGCACCAGGGCTGGGTCGCCGTCACGGCCGACCCGGCGCGCCCGGCGCTGCGGGTCGAGGTGGCGCCCTCGCTCATCGGCGCGCTCATGCCGCTCGTGGCGCGGCTCCGCGCGCTCTTCGACCTCGACGCGCGCCCCGACGCCATCGCGGCGCGGCTCGGGGACGACCCGCTGCTCGCCCGGTCGCTGCGCCGCCACCCCGGGCTGCGCGTCGCGGGCGCGTTCGACGGCTTCGAGGCGGCGGCGCGGGTGGTGCTCGGGCAGCAGGTGAGCGTGTCCGCCGCCACCACCGTCGCCGGCCGCCTGGCCGCGGCGCTGGGCGGCCCCGTCGCGACCCCGTTCCCCGGGCTCGATCGGCTCTCCGCCTCCGCCGAGCAGGTCGCGGCGGCGGGCGAGGACCGGATCGCGCGGCTCGGCATGCCCGGCGCCCGCGCCCGCACGCTGCTCGGGATCGCCCGCGCCTGCGCCGAGGGGCGGCTCCAGCTCCACCGGGGCGGCGACGTCGAGGCTACCCGCGCGGTCCTGCGCGGGGTGCCGGGCGTCGGCCCGTGGACCGCCGAGCTCGTCGCCATGCGCGCGCTCGGCGCCCCCGACGCGTTCCCCGGCGGCGATCTCGGGGTCCTGCGCGCGCTCGGGGTCGCGTCGGCGCGGGCGGCGGAGGCGCGGGCCGAGCGCTGGCGGCCGTGGCGCGCCTACGCGGTGATGCACTTGTGGAGCGGCGCGGCGAAAGGAGGCGGCGATGGCGGTGCGTGA
- a CDS encoding methylated-DNA--[protein]-cysteine S-methyltransferase: MAVRERWMESPIGELRLVAEDGALVAVFMGSPAPAREAAAPGAGEGEGEGEGEERVLQEAARQLAAWFAGERTAFDLPLAPRGTPFQRRVWEALREIPYGETRSYGQIAARLGAPAAVRAVGAANGRNPLSIVVPCHRVIGASGALTGYAGGLERKKWLLGHEREVLARRGPFAGGDQGSLALASRSRP; the protein is encoded by the coding sequence ATGGCGGTGCGTGAGCGGTGGATGGAGAGCCCGATCGGCGAGCTGCGGCTCGTGGCGGAGGACGGTGCGCTGGTCGCCGTGTTCATGGGATCGCCCGCGCCGGCCCGGGAGGCCGCGGCGCCGGGCGCCGGGGAAGGGGAGGGGGAGGGGGAGGGGGAGGAGCGGGTGCTGCAGGAGGCGGCGCGCCAGCTCGCGGCCTGGTTCGCCGGCGAGCGGACCGCCTTCGACCTGCCGCTCGCGCCGCGCGGGACGCCGTTCCAGCGCCGCGTCTGGGAGGCGCTGCGGGAGATCCCGTACGGTGAGACCCGCAGCTACGGCCAGATCGCCGCTCGCCTCGGGGCGCCGGCGGCGGTCCGCGCGGTCGGCGCCGCCAACGGGCGCAACCCGCTTTCGATCGTCGTCCCCTGCCACCGGGTGATCGGCGCGAGCGGCGCGCTCACCGGCTACGCTGGGGGGCTCGAGCGCAAGAAGTGGCTGCTCGGGCACGAGCGCGAGGTGCTGGCGCGGCGCGGCCCGTTCGCCGGGGGAGACCAGGGCTCCCTCGCGCTCGCGTCCCGGAGCCGGCCGTGA
- a CDS encoding DMT family transporter: MSPRDAAELLLLAALWGGSFLFMRVAAPELGPVPLIALRVGIAALLLLPVLAWRGGLSQLRGRAWPVIVVGALNSALPFCLLAYATLSVTAGLASILNATSPLWGGLVAHVWLKDRLTRGRALGLVVGFAGVAVLMWGRASFKPGGAGLAVVAALAATLSYGVAASYTKRRLTGVNPLAVAAGSQLAAVLLLLPGAAVLWPQHAVSPRAWQAVVALGVLCTAVAYVLYFRLIAHVGPAKAIAVTFLIPPFAMAWGGLFLAEALTARMVAGAAVVLVGTALATGLVKLPARARASAAEGVEGARGA; encoded by the coding sequence GTGAGCCCGCGTGACGCGGCGGAGCTGCTCCTCCTGGCGGCGCTGTGGGGCGGCTCTTTCCTGTTCATGCGGGTGGCCGCGCCCGAGCTCGGCCCGGTGCCCCTCATCGCGCTGCGGGTCGGCATCGCCGCGCTCCTGCTCCTCCCGGTGCTGGCCTGGCGGGGAGGGCTCTCCCAGCTCCGGGGCCGGGCCTGGCCCGTGATCGTGGTCGGCGCGCTCAACTCGGCGCTCCCGTTCTGCCTGCTCGCCTACGCCACACTGTCGGTGACGGCCGGGCTCGCCTCGATCCTGAACGCCACCTCGCCGCTCTGGGGCGGCCTCGTCGCGCACGTGTGGCTGAAGGACCGCCTCACCCGCGGCCGCGCCCTCGGGCTCGTCGTCGGCTTCGCGGGGGTGGCGGTGCTCATGTGGGGCCGGGCGTCCTTCAAGCCCGGCGGGGCGGGGCTGGCCGTGGTCGCGGCGCTCGCGGCGACGCTCTCCTACGGCGTCGCCGCGAGCTACACCAAGCGCCGGCTGACGGGCGTGAACCCGCTCGCGGTGGCCGCCGGGAGCCAGCTCGCCGCCGTGCTGCTGCTCCTCCCCGGCGCGGCCGTCCTCTGGCCCCAGCACGCCGTCTCGCCGCGCGCCTGGCAGGCGGTGGTGGCCCTCGGCGTCCTCTGCACCGCCGTCGCCTACGTGCTGTACTTCAGGCTCATCGCACACGTCGGCCCCGCGAAGGCGATCGCGGTCACCTTCCTCATCCCGCCCTTCGCGATGGCCTGGGGAGGGCTGTTCCTGGCCGAGGCGCTCACCGCGCGGATGGTGGCCGGGGCCGCGGTGGTGCTGGTCGGGACCGCGCTCGCCACCGGGCTGGTGAAGCTGCCGGCGCGGGCGCGGGCGAGCGCGGCGGAGGGTGTGGAGGGCGCGCGGGGGGCGTGA
- a CDS encoding succinate dehydrogenase/fumarate reductase iron-sulfur subunit, with protein MSANGHGNGDMKLTLDVWRQKNAQDAGRFVRYQVTANEHMSFLEMLDVLNQDLIVKGEEPVAFDNDCREGICGMCGFLINGSPHGPVHGGTVCQLHMRHFKDGDALTLEPWRAKAFPVIKDLVVNRSAFDRIIQAGGFVSTRTGSAPEANAILVPKPNADRAMEAAACIGCGACVAACPNAAAALFTGAKITHLGSLPQGAPERQERAIGMVQQNTVEGFGHCTLMGECAAVCPAHVPLEVIPQMNKDYFQAMLKKRDQKAAAGGA; from the coding sequence GTGAGCGCGAACGGACACGGCAACGGCGACATGAAGCTGACCCTCGACGTGTGGCGCCAGAAGAACGCCCAGGACGCCGGGCGCTTCGTCCGGTACCAGGTCACCGCCAACGAGCACATGTCCTTCCTCGAGATGCTGGACGTCCTGAACCAGGATCTCATCGTGAAGGGCGAGGAGCCGGTGGCGTTCGACAACGACTGCCGCGAGGGTATCTGCGGCATGTGCGGCTTCCTCATCAACGGCTCGCCGCACGGGCCGGTGCACGGCGGCACCGTCTGCCAGCTGCACATGCGCCACTTCAAGGACGGTGACGCGCTGACGCTGGAGCCCTGGCGCGCCAAGGCCTTCCCGGTCATCAAGGACCTGGTGGTGAACCGCAGCGCGTTCGACCGCATCATCCAGGCGGGCGGCTTCGTCTCCACCCGCACCGGCAGCGCGCCGGAGGCGAACGCGATCCTGGTCCCGAAGCCGAACGCCGACCGCGCCATGGAGGCGGCGGCCTGCATCGGCTGCGGCGCCTGCGTGGCGGCCTGCCCGAACGCGGCGGCGGCGCTCTTCACGGGCGCCAAGATCACGCACCTGGGCTCCCTGCCCCAGGGCGCGCCGGAGCGCCAGGAGCGCGCCATCGGGATGGTGCAGCAGAACACGGTGGAGGGCTTCGGCCACTGCACGCTCATGGGCGAGTGCGCGGCGGTCTGCCCAGCCCACGTGCCGCTCGAGGTGATCCCGCAGATGAACAAGGATTACTTCCAGGCCATGCTGAAGAAGCGCGACCAGAAGGCCGCCGCCGGCGGCGCCTAG
- a CDS encoding fumarate reductase/succinate dehydrogenase flavoprotein subunit: protein MIIDAKTAKIPAGPLEHKWTEHKAHMKLVNPANKRKYTVIVVGTGLAGGAAAASLGELGYNVLNFCFQDSPRRAHSIAAQGGINAAKNYQNDGDSVYRLFYDTIKGGDFRAREANVHRLAEVSVNIIDQCVAQGVPFGREYGGTLANRSFGGAQVSRTFYARGQTGQQLLLGAYQALERQVAAGTVKMFSRHEMLDLVLVDGRARGVVVRDLETGAIQSFAGDAVVLATGGYGNVFYLSTNAKGSNGSAIWRAYKKGAFFANPCYTQIHPTCIPKSGDYQSKLTLMSESLRNDGRVWVPKKKGDHRPPDQIPEDERDYYLERVYPSFGNLAPRDVSSRQAKYRCDEGLGVGPGGLGVYLDFADSIKRLGKATIAERYGNLFEMYQRITGEDPYTVPMRIYPAVHYTMGGLWVDYNLMSNLPGLFVGGEANFSDHGANRLGASALMQGLGDGYFVLPLTVGDYLASGGIAKIDANHAAFKDAERGARERLDRLLSTKGTRTVDSFWKELGTIMWDECGMARNKESLTRALTKIPVLREEYWRNAKVLGGGGEFNQELEKANRVGDFFELAELLCWDALQRNESCGGHFRTEYQTPDGEAQRNDAEYAYVAAWGFKGDGQQPELNKEPLVYENIQLATRSYK, encoded by the coding sequence ATGATCATCGACGCCAAGACCGCGAAGATCCCGGCCGGACCCCTCGAGCACAAGTGGACCGAGCACAAGGCCCACATGAAGCTCGTGAACCCCGCCAACAAGCGGAAGTACACCGTCATCGTGGTGGGGACGGGCCTGGCCGGCGGCGCCGCCGCCGCCTCGCTCGGTGAGCTCGGCTACAACGTCCTGAACTTCTGCTTCCAGGACTCGCCGCGCCGCGCCCACTCGATCGCCGCCCAGGGCGGCATCAACGCCGCGAAGAACTACCAGAACGACGGCGACAGCGTTTACCGGCTGTTCTACGACACCATCAAGGGCGGCGACTTCCGCGCCCGCGAGGCCAACGTGCATCGCCTGGCCGAGGTGTCGGTGAACATCATCGACCAGTGCGTGGCCCAGGGCGTCCCGTTCGGGCGCGAGTACGGCGGCACGCTGGCGAACCGCTCCTTCGGCGGCGCCCAGGTCTCCCGCACGTTCTACGCCCGCGGCCAGACCGGCCAGCAGCTCCTGCTCGGCGCCTACCAGGCGCTGGAGCGGCAGGTCGCGGCCGGCACCGTGAAGATGTTCTCCCGCCACGAGATGCTGGACCTCGTCCTCGTCGACGGGCGCGCGCGCGGCGTGGTCGTCCGCGACCTCGAGACCGGCGCCATCCAGTCGTTCGCCGGGGACGCGGTCGTGCTCGCCACCGGCGGCTACGGCAACGTCTTCTACCTGTCGACGAACGCCAAGGGCTCGAACGGCAGCGCCATCTGGCGCGCCTACAAGAAGGGCGCCTTCTTCGCGAACCCCTGCTACACGCAGATCCACCCGACCTGCATCCCGAAGTCGGGCGACTACCAGTCGAAGCTGACGCTCATGTCCGAGTCGCTCCGCAACGACGGGCGCGTGTGGGTGCCGAAGAAGAAGGGCGACCACCGGCCGCCGGACCAGATCCCCGAGGACGAGCGCGACTACTACCTCGAGCGCGTCTACCCCTCGTTTGGCAACCTCGCCCCCCGCGACGTCTCCTCGCGCCAGGCGAAGTACCGCTGCGACGAGGGCCTCGGCGTCGGGCCGGGCGGCCTCGGCGTGTACCTGGACTTCGCCGATTCCATCAAGCGGCTCGGCAAGGCCACCATCGCCGAGCGCTACGGCAACCTGTTCGAGATGTACCAGCGCATCACCGGCGAGGATCCGTACACGGTGCCGATGCGCATCTACCCGGCGGTCCACTACACGATGGGCGGCCTCTGGGTGGACTACAACCTCATGAGCAACCTGCCCGGCCTGTTCGTGGGCGGAGAGGCGAACTTCTCCGACCACGGCGCGAACCGGCTCGGCGCCTCGGCGCTCATGCAGGGCCTCGGCGACGGCTACTTCGTCCTGCCGCTCACCGTCGGCGACTACCTCGCCTCCGGCGGCATCGCCAAGATCGACGCCAACCACGCGGCCTTCAAGGACGCCGAGCGCGGCGCGCGCGAGCGCCTCGACCGGCTGCTCTCCACGAAGGGCACCCGCACCGTCGACTCCTTCTGGAAGGAGCTCGGCACCATCATGTGGGACGAGTGTGGCATGGCCCGCAACAAGGAGAGCCTGACGCGCGCGCTCACCAAGATCCCGGTGCTGCGCGAGGAGTACTGGCGCAACGCCAAGGTCCTGGGCGGCGGCGGCGAGTTCAACCAGGAGCTGGAGAAGGCCAACCGCGTCGGCGACTTCTTCGAGCTCGCCGAGCTGCTCTGCTGGGACGCCCTGCAGCGCAACGAGTCGTGCGGCGGCCACTTCCGCACCGAGTACCAGACGCCGGACGGCGAGGCGCAGCGCAATGACGCGGAGTACGCGTACGTGGCGGCCTGGGGCTTCAAGGGCGATGGGCAGCAGCCCGAGCTGAACAAGGAACCGCTCGTGTACGAGAACATCCAGCTGGCGACCCGGAGCTACAAGTGA